The sequence TGAACTATAATCGATTCCTTCCATTAATGTTTTCACAAGTAATACTACGTCCTTCTAATACTTTCACCTATAAATACCTACATCGCATCATAAACACAAATCCACAACTTCAGGAAACCCATAGagaaagattttcttttttcttgcattccATTTCATAAGGCGGTCTGATATCCGAAACTATGACAGCTATTAAGAAATCAGTGTCCGTACTATTCATGGTTCTGGTCCTCATGGCTGTCGTGAGTGAATTGGCAAATGCAAGTTCTATTATAGTGTACGCTGGACCAGGGTGCAACAATCGTGCTGAAAGGCATTTGAAATGTGGGTGTTCAAACATTGGTCTACGAGGTGGTTATGAATTTACTTACGGTGGACAAAGTGCTGCCATGTATTGGCAGTCTAATTGCGAGGGTGCATCTCAATTTATCCTCCGTGGTGATTCCCGTAGCTGTGACGCATATACATGGAAGAGTATGTTTATTCAGTGTTA comes from Papaver somniferum cultivar HN1 chromosome 7, ASM357369v1, whole genome shotgun sequence and encodes:
- the LOC113292671 gene encoding antimicrobial peptide 1-like, whose product is MTAIKKSVSVLFMVLVLMAVVSELANASSIIVYAGPGCNNRAERHLKCGCSNIGLRGGYEFTYGGQSAAMYWQSNCEGASQFILRGDSRSCDAYTWKSMFIQC